Proteins from one Camelina sativa cultivar DH55 chromosome 8, Cs, whole genome shotgun sequence genomic window:
- the LOC104707011 gene encoding F-box/LRR-repeat protein 3-like — protein sequence MSMSTSMLSVLSEDLLVRIYGFLDPPCRKTWRLISKECLRVDSLSRTTIRLLRVEFLPALLLKYQNLSSLDLSVCPKLDDDVVLCLALDGTVSTSGIKSLNLSRSTAVRARGLETLARMCHALERVDVSHCWGFGDREAAALSSAKGLRELRMDKCLSLSDVGLARIVVGCGNLNKISLKWCMEISDLGIDLLCKICKGLKSLDVSYLKITNDSIRSIALLPKLEVLDMVSCPLIDDVGLQMLESGSPSLQEIDVTRCERVSLSSLISIVRGHPDIQVLKASHCVSEVSASFLQHIKDLKHLKVIWIDGARVSDSSLVTLSSSCRSLMEIGLSRCVDVTDIGMMALARNCLDLKTVNLACCGFVTDVAISALAQTCRNLEILKLESCHLITEKGLQSLGCYSKLLQELDLTDCCGVNDIGLEYISKCSNLQRLKLGLCTNISDKGIFHIGSKCSKLLELDLYRCAGFGDDGLAALSRGCTSLNRLILSYCSELTDTGVEQIRQLEHLSHLELRGLKNITGVGLAAIACGCKKLGYLDLKLCENIDDSGFWALAYFSRNLRQINLCNCSVSDKALCMLMSNLSRVQDVDLVHLNRVTVEGFEFALRACCNRLKKLKLLAPLRFLLSSELLETLHARGCRIRWD from the exons ATGTCAATGTCTACATCAATGTTATCCGTTTTGTCTGAAGATCTTCTGGTTCGTATCTACGGGTTTTTAGACCCACCGTGTCGGAAAACATGGCGTTTAATCAGCAAAGAGTGTCTCCGAGTCGACTCGTTGAGTCGTACCACGATCCGACTCCTCCGAGTCGAGTTTCTCCCGGCGCTTCTCCTCAAGTACCAAAACCTCTCTTCCCTCGACCTATCCGTCTGTCCTAAACTCGACGACGATGTCGTTTTATGTTTAGCATTAGACGGCACGGTTTCTACGTCAGGCATTAAGTCGCTCAACCTGAGCCGATCCACCGCGGTTCGAGCCAGGGGACTTGAGACGTTGGCTCGTATGTGTCACGCTCTTGAGCGCGTTGACGTGTCTCACTGTTGGGGTTTCGGCGACAGGGAAGCGGCGGCGCTGTCGTCTGCCAAGGGGCTGAGGGAGCTGAGGATGGATAAGTGTTTGAGTTTAAGCGACGTTGGATTAGCGAGGATCGTTGTTGGATGTGGTAATCTGAATAAGATTAGCTTAAAATGGTGTATGGAGATCTCTGATCTTGGGATTGATCTTCTCTGTAAAATTTGCAAAGGATTGAAATCTCTCGATGTCTCTTATCTTAAG ATCACGAATGATTCGATTCGTTCTATAGCTTTGCTGCCAAAGCTTGAGGTTTTAGATATGGTAAGCTGTCCTTTGATAGATGATGTTGGGTTACAAATGCTAGAGAGTGGTTCTCCTTCATTACAG GAGATCGATGTAACAAGGTGTGAGCGTGTGAGTTTGTCTAGCTTGATCTCTATAGTTAGAGGCCATCCTGATATTCAAGTCCTTAAAGCCAGTCACTGTGTATCA GAAGTTTCTGCAAGCTTCTTACAGcacataaaagatttgaagcATCTCAAGGTTATATGGATTGATGGAGCTCGTGTTTCTGATTCCTCTCTTGTAACCTTAAGCTCTAGCTGTAGATCCTTAATGGAGATTGGATTGAGCAGATGTGTTGATGTAACGGATATTGGGATGATGGCACTTGCACGCAACTGTTTGGACCTGAAAACTGTAAATCTGGCGTGCTGCGGATTTGTGACAGATGTAGCCATCTCTGCTTTAGCTCAGACTTGCCGGAATCTGGAGATTTTGAAGTTAGAGTCTTGTCATTTGATAACAGAAAAAGGTCTTCAATCGCTCGGATGTTACTCCAAGCTTCTTCAAGAACTCGATCTTACTGACTGTTGTGGCGTAAATGACATAG GGCTAGAATATATCTCAAAGTGTTCAAATCttcaaagattgaaacttgGACTCTGCACAAATATCTCAGACAAAGGGATCTTTCATATTGGTTCCAAATGCTCGAAGCTTCTAGAACTTGATCTATACCG CTGTGCCGGTTTTGGAGATGATGGTTTAGCAGCTTTGTCTCGAGGTTGCACGAGCTTGAACCGACTCATTCTATCGTACTGCAGTGAACTAACGGACACTGGGGTTGAACAAATCCGCCAGCTAGAACATCTGAGTCACCTTGAACTACGAGGGCTAAAGAATATAACCGGTGTTGGTTTAGCTGCAATAGCGTGCGGCTGCAAAAAATTGGGCTACTTGGACCTGAAACTCTGCGAGAATATTGATGATTCGGGTTTCTGGGCACTAGCTTACTTCTCAAGAAACCTAAGAcag ATAAACTTGTGCAATTGCTCGGTGTCTGATAAGGCTTTATGCATGTTGATGAGCAATCTGAGTCGGGTTCAAGACGTTGACTTAGTTCATCTGAACCGTGTGACTGTAGAAGGGTTTGAGTTTGCTCTGAGAGCCTGTTGCAATAGGCTCAAGAAGCTTAAACTACTCGCACCTCTCAGATTCTTGCTCTCATCAGAATTGCTCGAGACGCTTCATGCTCGTGGTTGCCGCATTAGGTGGGACTGA